From a single Rosa rugosa chromosome 7, drRosRugo1.1, whole genome shotgun sequence genomic region:
- the LOC133723765 gene encoding uncharacterized protein LOC133723765 — MLKQVFGKVWNKGVYGCGGSRIRPCFYVPTSGFHNAQVHRAPRSFFGVEDFVDDNNSRPYTYQKEKKSKNPQKHVSFKQRTIAYLEPFTLDVFISKRFVSASITHRVTCKQVAVAGTNSKDIKAALKSRCDIPACIAIGQILADRAREADVYTASYTPRDRDKFEGKIRAVVQSLIDSGIDVKIYLD; from the exons ATGTTGAAGCAGGTGTTTGGGAAGGTGTGGAACAAAGGGGTTTATGGCTGTGGAGGAAGCAGAATTAGGCCTTGCTTCTATGTGCCCACTAGTGGTTTCCACAATGCACAG GTTCATCGTGCACCGAGAAGTTTTTTTGGGGTAGAGGATTTCGTTGACGATAACAATAGTCGGCCATACACTTATCAGAAGGAAAAGAAGTCCAAAAATCCACAGAAGCATGTATCATTTAAGCAGCGGACCATAGCATACTTAGAGCCATTTACACTTGATGTGTTCATCTCAAAACGGTTTGTGTCAGCCTCGATCACCCACAGGGTAACATGCAAGCAGGTTGCAGTTGCCGGTACCAACTCCAAAGACATAAAAGCTGCACTCAAGTCTCGATGTGATATACCTGCCTGTATAGCCATCGGCCAAATTTTAGCCGATAGGGCTAGAGAAGCGGATGTCTATACCGCTTCATATACTCCAAGGGACAGAGACAAGTTTGAAGGGAAGATTAGAGCAGTTGTTCAATCCCTCATTGATAGTGGGATTGATGTTAAAATTTATCTCGACTGA
- the LOC133722672 gene encoding putative F-box/FBD/LRR-repeat protein At4g00315: protein MGAHTILPDIPDDVLKQMFQFLPTKAAICVSCLSKHWQGVPISDFDEGGKHDDYNFDEHRKFINMLKFQLVLCEKEKQRQTTWDKFRLRMTRYSARDATIVYKWLKFSFERSVKELDLSLRGSRVQNYYYLCRTSFINAKSLTILNLESVRIKIIMDIDNGEEYYEQRPESLLLPSLKTMSLKDVQFDSDALISLVWDCPLLEYLTLTSCRFDWDDIVIASKSLKSLELKHCETYQVHLYADNLEHLTVFSSTSSLDNMYLERCFNLKYMNICDPHLYHLSVQGCHDVNGTIDAPRLHSFIFRGHLKSKFSFRAPNLRAAYIILLDKWGGELSTFNNGELKYFLQAFGSSTGMILYVYDFSDLIFSEEFRKSCSSPILPNLQNLKLLMRNPPTNFGDDEDLMESLHWMAPSLEDITTQHFINSQTVGS from the coding sequence ATGGGCGCCCACACAATACTTCCCGACATACCCGACGATGTTCTCAAACAGATGTTTCAATTCCTTCCCACTAAAGCTGCCATCTGCGTGAGCTGTCTTTCTAAGCACTGGCAAGGCGTCCCCATATCAGACTTTGACGAGGGTGGTAAGCATGACGATTACAACTTTGATGAGCACAGGAAGTTCATCAACATGTTAAAATTCCAGTTGGTATTATGTGAGAAAGAGAAACAAAGACAAACCACCTGGGATAAATTCAGACTTCGGATGACGAGATACTCAGCTAGAGATGCCACTATTGTATACAAGTGGTTGAAGTTTTCATTTGAGAGAAGCGTGAAAGAGTTGGATCTCAGCCTTAGAGGGAGTAGGGTGCAAAATTACTACTACTTGTGCCGGACCAGCTTTATCAATGCAAAATCTCTAACGATTCTAAATTTGGAGTCTGTGAGAATTAAGATCATAATGGACATTGACAATGGTGAGGAGTATTATGAGCAAAGACCCGAGagccttcttcttccttctttgaaAACTATGTCCCTCAAAGATGTTCAGTTTGATTCCGATGCTCTCATCTCCCTGGTTTGGGACTGTCCTTTGCTCGAGTATCTTACATTAACTTCATGTCGTTTTGATTGGGACGACATTGTCATTGCAAGTAAAAGTCTCAAATCCTTGGAACTTAAGCATTGCGAGACTTATCAAGTTCATCTTTATGCTGACAATCTTGAACATCTTACGGTCTTCTCATCAACATCTTCTCTCGACAATATGTACTTGGAAAGATGCTTCAatttgaaatatatgaacatTTGTGATCCACATTTGTATCACCTTTCTGTACAAGGATGCCATGATGTGAATGGTACAATCGATGCTCCAAGGTTACATAGCTTTATTTTCCGAGGTCATTTGAAGTCCAAGTTTTCTTTCAGAGCTCCAAATTTAAGAGCGGCCTATATCATACTATTAGACAAGTGGGGCGGAGAATTATCCACCTTTAACAACGGGGAACTGAAATACTTTCTTCAAGCATTTGGGAGCTCCACAGGTATGATCCTTTATGTGTATGATTTTAGTGATCTCATCTTTTCAGAAGAATTCAGAAAGAGCTGCTCCTCGCCGATATTGCCAAATCTCCAAAATCTTAAACTCCTAATGAGAAATCCTCCAACAAATTTCGGAGATGATGAAGACTTGATGGAATCTTTGCATTGGATGGCACCTTCTCTAGAGGATATTACAACCCAACACTTCATAAACAGTCAGACGGTAGGTAGCTAA
- the LOC133720313 gene encoding uncharacterized protein LOC133720313: MGIDPFFFFFFFFFFLLFFFLSSSFFFFILTERRNLKEAPRRKKVTISQPEINQRFQDDIISANQPVNQLKEPAMLTSEEKMRTIFMTFDVNQYAMKHNQVLNFFTGELAVNREDMQLIYLYPKKKPLHGFIKLSSPLLVCRVLGYKHGQKECIIKSNGKSIYLKPWTDDYLERFGQ; encoded by the exons ATGGGTATTgaccccttcttcttcttcttcttcttcttcttcttcttattgttcttcttcctctcctcctctttcttcttttttattcttacagaaagaagaaatttGAAAGAAGCTCCAAGAAGGAAGAAAGTTACGATCTCCCAGCCAGAGATAAACCAAAGATTTCAGGACGACATAATCT CTGCTAATCAACCAGTTAATCAGCTAAAAGAGCCGGCAATGCTAACTAGCGAGGAGAAAATGCGTACCATCTTTATGACTTTTGATGTTAATCAATATGCCATGAAGCACAATCAAGTGCTGAACTTCTTCACCGG GGAACTTGCAGTCAATCGTGAAGATATGCAATTGATATATCTGTACCCAAAGAAAAAACCTCTCCATGGCTTCATCAAGTTAAGCAGTCCTCTGTTGGTGTGTCGTGTCTTGGGGTACAAGCACGGACAAAAGGAATGTATCATCAAATCGAACGGGAAGTCCATTTACTTGAAGCCATGGACAGACGATTATCTGGAGAGGTTCGGGCAGTAA
- the LOC133719705 gene encoding uncharacterized protein LOC133719705, whose protein sequence is MDHNNYTKTDKGNEIKSPTEGLNNTESSDHIPSSPAEAPNKPVSSEQEIPSSVELLSTTELEELNYPESSGHISSPAEAPNKPESSEQESPSSVEVLSTPELEVLNIPESSDHIHSSAEAPKKPESSNIPSSAEVLNPDLSDHIPSAAEAPNKPELSELKIPSSADVLSTPESAANKMSSPAEASNKPDSTEKKAVSPAEASNTRKKTPKSLKGKAKIVKKSLIDNSLKGSKATSSSLANANRRRFRNKGPKESSNKREDVKKVSSRKDKQQKNTDEQQTDKSHQAQKNKGKVDEVEKSQQKNTEKRHGPDKSVKSEMNGKKRDEKREKLGGLIFMCSGKTKPDCFHYRIMGVSVGKKDTVLGIKPGLKLFLYDFDLKLLYGVYKASSSGGLKLEPKAFGGAFPAQVRFNVEKDCLPLHERVFRKAIKENYDEKNKFKTELTVRQVRKLTALFRPAQVHLSSLPTRSPLRADNRDRETRGREREVLPLSHRDPHARDPYPNGNARSYPALAHEREQHARREEIPRDLYLSEKEYRAYGLQGERRNLAPRPVSPAVEVQHRDYERDHFVRQPNLYREAASVHRETVPSDPLYLNQKEYPAYTVGARHELPPATAAAAVDLYARDPYYSNYSYYGASSLDQYTAPQRREEVPLGSYLAGARRESYLVENDPMQRRAPDLVERSLYSAHAAAAIDDRLERSLYSGRGVGDDRLERSLYSARAAGDDRLERSLYSAHAATAGDDRLGRSLYSARAATALDAVAPYQVTKPEALRTPVSSRYAFAGASYSYR, encoded by the exons ATGGATCACAATAACTATACGAAAACAGACAAGGGGAATGAAATAAAGAGTCCTACAGAAGGTTTGAATAATACAGAATCTTCTGACCATATCCCCTCCTCTCCTGCAGAAGCACCCAACAAACCAGTGTCATCTGAACAGGAGATCCCCTCTTCTGTGGAACTGCTAAGTACAACTGAGTTAGAAGAATTGAATTATCCAGAGTCCTCAGGCCATATCTCCTCTCCTGCAGAAGCACCCAACAAACCGGAGTCATCTGAACAGGAGAGCCCCTCTTCTGTGGAAGTGCTGAGTACACCCGAGTTAGAAGTCTTGAATATTCCAGAGTCATCTGACCATATCCATTCTTCTGCAGAAGCACCCAAAAAACCCGAGTCATCAAACATCCCCTCTTCTGCTGAAGTGCTCAATCCAGATTTATCTGACCATATCCCCTCTGCTGCAGAAGCACCTAACAAACCAGAGTTGTCTGAATTAAAGATCCCCTCTTCTGCTGACGTACTCAGTACACCTGAGTCAGCTGCAAATAAAATGTCGTCTCCTGCAGAAGCATCGAACAAACCTGATTCGACTGAAAAGAAAGCCGTGTCCCCTGCAGAAGCATCAAATACTAGAAAGAAAACCCCAAAATCATTGAAGGGCAAAGCTAAAATCGTGAAGAAATCTCTGATTGATAACAGTTTGAAAGGTAGCAAAGCTACAAGTAGTTCACTGGCTAATGCGAACAGGAGGAGGTTCAGGAATAAGGGTCCCAAAGAGAGCAGCAACAAAAGAGAAGATGTGAAGAAGGTGAGTTCAAGAAAAGATAAGCAACAGAAAAATACCGATGAACAGCAGACAGATAAGAGCCATCAGGCACAAAAGAATAAAGGAAAGGTGGACGAAGTCGAAAAGAGCCAGCAAAAGAATACAGAAAAACGTCATGGGCCGGACAAGAGTGTAAAGAGTGAAATGAATGGCAAAAAACGtgatgaaaagagagaaaagcttGGTGGTTTAATATTCATGTGCAGTGGAAAGACAAAGCCAGACTGCTTCCATTATCGTATAATGGGTGTTTCAGTGGGTAAAAAAGACACTGTGTTGGGTATTAAACCTGGGTTGAAGCTTTTTCTCTATGATTTTGACCTTAAGCTTTTATACGGAGTTTACAAGGCATCCTCTTCAGGTGGCTTAAAACTCGAGCCAAAAGCTTTCGGTGGGGCCTTCCCTGCTCAG GTTCGGTTCAATGTGGAGAAAGATTGCCTTCCTCTGCATGAAAGAGTTTTCAGGAAGGCAATAAAGGAAAACTATGATGAGAAGAACAAGTTCAAAACAGAACTTACAGTTCGACAA GTCAGGAAGCTCACAGCACTTTTCCGACCGGCTCAAGTTCATTTATCTTCTCTACCCACACGTTCCCCACTCAGGGCAGACAATCGAGATAGGGAAACTCgtgggagggagagagaagtgCTGCCACTTTCACATAGGGATCCACATGCTAGAGATCCCTATCCCAATGGCAATGCCAGGAGTTATCCAGCGTTAGCTCATGAAAGGGAGCAGCATGCAAGGAGAGAGGAAATTCCTCGTGATTTGTACCTCTCTGAAAAGGAATATCGAGCTTATGGTCTTcaaggagagagaagaaatctGGCTCCTCGCCCTGTTAGTCCAGCTGTGGAAGTTCAGCACAGAGATTATGAAAGGGATCATTTTGTAAGACAACCAAACCTTTATAGGGAGGCTGCCTCTGTACATCGAGAAACTGTTCCTTCTGATCCTCTCTACTTGAATCAGAAAGAGTACCCAGCTTATACTGTTGGTGCTAGACATGAGTTGCCTCCTGCAACAGCTGCTGCCGCTGTAGATTTGTATGCAAGGGATCCTTACTATAGTAACTATAGCTATTATGGGGCTTCATCATTGGACCAATATACAGCCCCTCAGAGGAGAGAGGAGGTTCCTTTGGGATCTTACTTAGCTGGTGCAAGGAGAGAATCTTACCTGGTTGAGAATGATCCCATGCAAAGGAGAGCACCTGATCTTGTAGAGAGAAGTTTGTACTCCGCACATGCTGCTGCTGCCATTGATGATCGTTTAGAGAGAAGCTTATATTCAGGACGTGGTGTAGGCGATGATCGTTTAGAGAGAAGCTTATACTCGGCACGTGCTGCAGGCGATGATCGTTTAGAGAGAAGCTTATACTCGGCACATGCTGCTACTGCTGGTGATGATCGTTTAGGGAGAAGCTTATACTCGGCACGTGCTGCTACTGCTCTGGATGCTGTTGCTCCATACCAGGTGACGAAGCCTGAAGCTCTGCGTACGCCAGTTTCATCTCGCTATGCATTTGCTGGTGCATCATACTCCTATCGCTAA
- the LOC133719707 gene encoding putative E3 ubiquitin-protein ligase XBAT34, whose protein sequence is MGGSFSDVKGGKQAVELFNRYRGVYPLYTPLECFDGVRTVDQFKALERYLKADNNANRYCGICGGTLLQCAVRNRQVDVVRLLLSTGADIFKTNDGHLPLDIAKEEGYHTIVRLFEDHLFAENENWRLVMANRASLDLAYLPSSSFSSKPSHAADSHLLPSAPPLPPQLVVLEEVSNFHAASSRLSRSSSYIPEWSDYWGRPTPDAPNSFTSSVPSHGEGSQPLPSPPLTVPPLAALPEEENTNDEEEERQVAMAIKVSLEPDLKEGIIPQWSFWLDEPIGEASSSSTPLQRGQATGSQSLSSAQQIPNDSSSSRECEYCYDAPIKAACDPCGHVACFNCWLKIQDSANKCPHCRVEIKKIIKLYM, encoded by the exons ATGGGAGGGAGTTTTTCAGACGTGAAAGGTGGCAAGCAGGCCGTTGAGCTCTTTAACCGCTACCGTGGGGTTTATCCTCTCTACACTCCGCTCGAG TGTTTTGATGGAGTGAGGACAGTTGATCAGTTCAAAGCACTGGAAAGATATCTGAAAGCTGACAATAATGCCAATCGCTACT GTGGTATTTGTGGAGGTACTCTCTTGCAATGTGCCGTCCGAAACAGGCAAGTGGATGTTGTTCGTCTACTTCTTTCTACTGGAG CCGATATCTTCAAGACTAATGATGGACATCTTCCTCTCGACATTGCTAAGGAAGAAGGGTACCACACAATTGTCCGTTTATTTGAGGATCATCTCTTTGCTGAAAATGAAAACTGGCGGTTGGTTATGGCGAATAGAGCTTCGCTGGACCTTGCATATTTGCCCAGCAGTTCGTTTTCTTCCAAGCCAAGTCATGCTGCAGATTCACATCTACTGCCATCCGCTCCACCACTACCACCACAGCTAGTGGTGTTGGAGGAAGTATCAAACTTTCATGCGGCATCTTCCAGATTGAGCAGAAGCTCTAGCTATATTCCAGAATGGTCAGATTACTGGGGCAGACCAACTCCAGATGCACCTAACAGTTTTACTTCTTCTGTGCCAAGTCATGGTGAAGGTTCACAGCCACTACCATCTCCACCACTAACTGTTCCACCACTAGCAGCACTTCCTGAAGAAGAAAACACCAATGATGAGGAAGAAGAGCGTCAAGTGGCTATGGCGATTAAGGTCTCTTTGGAGCCTGATTTGAAAGAAGGAATCATCCCACAATGGTCATTTTGGCTGGATGAACCAATTGGAGAGGCATCTAGCAGTTCTACACCTTTGCAACGAGGTCAAGCTACAGGTTCACAGTCACTGTCATCTGCTCAACAAATTCCAAATGATTCCAGTAGCAGTCGAGAATGCGAGTACTGTTATGATGCTCCGATCAAAGCAGCTTGTGATCCCTGTGGGCATGTTGCTTGCTTCAACTGCTGGCTAAAGATTCAGGACTCTGCAAACAAGTGCCCTCATTGTCGAGTAGAGATCAAGAAGATTATCAAGCTTTATATGTAA